A genomic stretch from Desulfohalobium retbaense DSM 5692 includes:
- a CDS encoding DUF1987 domain-containing protein, giving the protein MEAFVREKTKSTPWIELDPEQGYLRIQGESYPENAAKFYSPMLEWLQSYLDQVGSGPIQADIELIYFNSSSSKVFMNFFDMLEEAAERGAPVTVFWKYHEDNDTALECGEEFQEDLEHVDFQLQAIK; this is encoded by the coding sequence ATGGAAGCTTTCGTGCGGGAAAAAACCAAATCAACACCCTGGATCGAACTCGATCCGGAGCAGGGATATTTGCGGATCCAAGGGGAGTCCTATCCAGAAAATGCCGCGAAGTTCTATTCTCCCATGCTGGAATGGCTGCAGTCCTATCTGGACCAGGTGGGCAGCGGACCCATTCAGGCCGATATCGAACTCATCTATTTCAACAGCAGCAGTTCCAAAGTCTTTATGAACTTCTTCGATATGCTTGAGGAAGCCGCTGAACGCGGTGCCCCGGTGACAGTGTTTTGGAAATACCACGAAGACAACGATACCGCCCTCGAATGCGGCGAAGAATTCCAGGAAGACCTGGAGCACGTCGACTTCCAATTGCAAGCAATCAAATAG
- a CDS encoding C-GCAxxG-C-C family protein, with amino-acid sequence MSQDQSSVSRRNFLTGTGAALAGTAAGLVGHSLFFRPSSAGAVKQGFEWPWPYTELDPEKVRKKGHAGYYDGDCAEGALYALVSELQENVGAPYTYLPVQIMGFGGGGVAGWCTLCGALNGACAAISLTSKDFYKLSSELVAWYCETPFPSHTSNELAKNGEFLVNKSNKVFKQTVSNSPLCHVSVCKWCKENECGSGCPDRSERCARMVGDVVAKTAEILNAYHFGEFRAQCSESDLAHSCQACHSKESPYEMGGWSRGKMDCTSCHIKGHASLVDPHHPGK; translated from the coding sequence ATGTCTCAGGACCAAAGCAGTGTTTCGCGCAGGAATTTTCTCACAGGTACGGGAGCGGCCCTGGCCGGGACCGCGGCCGGTCTTGTCGGCCACAGTCTGTTTTTTCGCCCCTCCTCGGCTGGCGCAGTCAAACAGGGATTTGAATGGCCTTGGCCCTATACCGAATTGGATCCGGAGAAAGTGCGCAAGAAAGGGCACGCCGGTTACTATGACGGAGACTGTGCCGAGGGAGCGCTGTATGCTCTTGTTTCGGAACTGCAAGAGAATGTGGGCGCCCCTTACACCTACCTGCCGGTCCAGATTATGGGGTTTGGCGGGGGTGGCGTGGCTGGCTGGTGCACCTTGTGCGGCGCTCTGAACGGAGCTTGTGCAGCCATCTCCCTGACCTCGAAGGATTTTTACAAACTCTCCAGTGAGTTGGTGGCCTGGTATTGTGAAACTCCTTTCCCAAGCCATACAAGTAATGAATTGGCCAAAAACGGAGAGTTTCTGGTCAACAAATCGAACAAGGTCTTCAAACAGACAGTGTCCAACTCTCCTTTGTGCCATGTCAGTGTGTGTAAATGGTGCAAGGAAAACGAATGCGGCTCCGGGTGCCCGGATCGGAGTGAACGCTGCGCCAGGATGGTCGGGGATGTCGTGGCTAAGACGGCTGAGATATTAAATGCGTATCATTTCGGTGAGTTCAGGGCTCAATGCTCGGAGTCCGATCTTGCCCACTCCTGTCAGGCCTGTCACAGCAAGGAAAGTCCATACGAAATGGGTGGCTGGAGTCGGGGCAAAATGGACTGCACAAGTTGCCATATAAAAGGCCATGCTTCTCTGGTCGATCCGCATCACCCAGGCAAGTGA
- a CDS encoding sigma-54 interaction domain-containing protein, which produces MAGRIPAVHHNIVLDSINEGVFTVDLNWTLQGLNAAAEKITGRTREWARGRKCFDLFQSRLCGEDCPIRQTLTTGEPVVNRRTYILNAKEECVPVRISTAVLHDAEGRTIGGVETFQDLSEVEKLCRELKSHYTFDDIVGRSPAMQHIFETLPLVAKSDSTVLIEGESGTGKELFARTLHNRSRRCRGQFVPVNCAALPDTLLESEFFGYEPGAFTDAKRSRSGRFELAHCGSIFLDEIGDISQALQVRLLRVLQERSVEPLGSEKSRNIDVRVIVATNQNLKNLVEQGLFRRDLYYRIRVIKLRIPPLRERRDDIPLLIDHFINKFNQLQDKDIAGVTDSVMNRLTEYDYPGNVRELENIVERAFVFCQGALIEMRHLPSELRDTQSRNLLGDKQGLTLKEMERALITRALQINKGHRKNSARTLGINPSTLYRKMKALEIDSFAYWQD; this is translated from the coding sequence ATGGCGGGACGAATACCAGCTGTGCACCACAATATTGTTCTGGACTCGATTAACGAGGGCGTGTTCACGGTTGATTTGAACTGGACCCTTCAAGGACTGAATGCGGCTGCGGAAAAAATCACCGGCAGAACCCGGGAATGGGCCCGGGGCCGGAAATGCTTTGACCTCTTTCAAAGCCGGCTGTGCGGGGAGGACTGTCCAATCAGGCAAACCCTGACCACTGGAGAACCGGTAGTTAACCGCAGGACATATATACTCAACGCCAAAGAGGAGTGCGTCCCGGTGCGCATTTCCACGGCTGTATTGCACGATGCAGAGGGGAGGACCATCGGCGGGGTGGAAACCTTTCAAGATCTGTCCGAGGTCGAAAAGTTATGCAGAGAGCTCAAATCTCACTATACATTCGATGATATTGTCGGCCGTAGCCCGGCCATGCAACATATATTCGAGACGTTGCCTTTGGTCGCCAAAAGTGACAGCACAGTGCTCATAGAGGGAGAAAGCGGCACGGGAAAGGAGCTTTTCGCCCGGACTCTCCACAACCGCTCCCGCAGGTGTCGGGGGCAATTCGTCCCGGTCAATTGTGCCGCTCTTCCGGATACGTTGCTTGAGTCTGAGTTTTTCGGATATGAACCCGGGGCCTTTACCGATGCCAAACGTTCCAGGTCAGGCAGATTTGAATTGGCCCACTGTGGGTCCATCTTCCTGGATGAAATCGGGGACATCTCCCAGGCATTGCAGGTGAGGCTTTTGCGGGTGCTCCAGGAGCGGTCAGTAGAGCCGCTTGGCAGTGAAAAGAGTAGAAATATTGATGTCCGGGTGATCGTGGCCACCAACCAGAATCTGAAAAACCTGGTTGAACAGGGGCTATTCAGAAGGGACCTTTATTACCGCATTCGGGTGATCAAGCTGAGAATTCCGCCCCTGCGCGAGAGGCGAGACGACATTCCGTTATTGATCGACCACTTCATCAACAAATTCAACCAGCTTCAGGACAAGGATATCGCCGGAGTCACCGATTCAGTCATGAACAGACTGACCGAATACGACTATCCGGGAAATGTCCGGGAGTTGGAAAACATTGTGGAACGCGCTTTTGTCTTTTGCCAGGGGGCATTGATAGAAATGCGCCATCTCCCCAGCGAACTGCGGGACACCCAATCCAGAAACTTGCTGGGCGATAAACAGGGCTTGACGTTGAAGGAAATGGAGAGGGCTCTCATCACCAGAGCGTTGCAAATCAACAAAGGGCACAGGAAAAATTCCGCCAGGACACTCGGAATCAATCCGAGCACCCTGTACAGAAAGATGAAAGCCCTGGAAATAGACTCTTTTGCTTACTGGCAGGATTAG
- a CDS encoding ATP-binding protein, translated as MTAFVDRQQELRFLEGEFAQDRASLVVLYGRRRIGKTTLIQHFIQDKPALYFVATEESERENRRNFQQAVAAATENWFLQKDILLDWEEIFAVLVEHQPNTRMVIALDEFQYLGKTQSAFPSVLQKIWDQMLAQANVMVILCGSLVGMMVEQTLAYSSPLYGRRTGQIRLGPIAYSEYTAFFPPSTTINRIEHYAVTGGAPKYVELFPPTPDIFQAIENTILSKQSFLYEEPLFLLDKEFGEPGTYFSLLKTIAAGHRKLGKIASALGLGQSNLTRYLKTLQDLDLIARDVPVTETQPQKSKKGLYRITDHFLAFWFCFVHPFRNSLEIENPAPALRFLREQFRPSHVSFVYEDICRQWLLRHGLNKAPDMSLLHAGRWWDKNAEIDIVGLSEDPAEVVVGECKYISRPVGTEIYLQLTRKAQLLPTPPKATLQYVLFSQSGFTPALRDLAREDPTLHLETISA; from the coding sequence ATGACCGCTTTTGTAGATAGACAACAAGAATTGCGTTTCCTTGAAGGGGAATTCGCCCAGGACCGGGCCTCCCTTGTCGTTTTATACGGCCGGCGCCGGATCGGAAAAACCACGCTTATCCAACATTTTATTCAGGACAAACCGGCCCTGTACTTCGTGGCTACCGAGGAATCGGAACGCGAAAACCGGCGCAATTTCCAGCAGGCCGTCGCGGCCGCCACCGAAAACTGGTTTTTGCAAAAGGATATCCTTTTGGACTGGGAGGAGATTTTCGCCGTCCTGGTCGAGCACCAGCCCAACACCCGCATGGTCATCGCCCTCGACGAGTTCCAATACTTGGGCAAAACCCAAAGCGCCTTCCCGTCTGTATTGCAAAAAATCTGGGACCAGATGCTGGCGCAGGCCAATGTCATGGTCATCCTGTGCGGCTCGCTCGTGGGGATGATGGTCGAGCAGACCTTGGCCTACTCCAGCCCGTTATACGGTCGACGTACCGGGCAAATCCGCCTCGGCCCGATTGCCTATTCGGAATACACCGCCTTTTTCCCTCCTTCGACCACGATCAACCGCATAGAACATTATGCCGTCACCGGCGGGGCCCCCAAATATGTTGAGCTGTTCCCGCCGACACCAGACATCTTCCAGGCCATAGAAAACACTATCCTTTCCAAGCAAAGTTTTCTGTACGAAGAACCGCTCTTTCTCCTGGACAAAGAATTCGGGGAGCCAGGGACCTATTTTTCCTTGCTCAAAACCATCGCCGCCGGCCATCGCAAATTGGGCAAGATCGCCTCCGCTCTGGGGCTCGGCCAGTCCAATCTGACCCGCTATCTCAAAACGCTCCAGGATCTGGACCTGATCGCCAGAGACGTCCCGGTAACCGAAACCCAGCCCCAGAAAAGCAAAAAAGGGCTCTACCGGATCACAGACCATTTCCTCGCCTTCTGGTTTTGTTTCGTGCATCCGTTTCGCAATTCCCTGGAAATTGAAAACCCCGCCCCTGCACTACGCTTTCTACGGGAACAATTCCGGCCCAGCCATGTGAGCTTTGTTTACGAGGATATCTGCCGACAATGGCTTTTGCGCCACGGCCTGAACAAAGCCCCAGACATGTCTCTGCTCCACGCCGGGCGCTGGTGGGACAAAAACGCGGAAATCGATATTGTCGGCTTGAGCGAGGATCCCGCCGAGGTGGTCGTCGGGGAATGCAAATACATCTCACGCCCAGTGGGAACGGAGATCTATCTGCAACTGACGCGCAAAGCCCAGCTCCTGCCGACGCCCCCAAAGGCTACCCTCCAGTATGTGCTCTTCAGCCAATCCGGATTCACCCCGGCGCTTCGCGACCTGGCCCGCGAAGATCCCACCCTGCATCTGGAAACCATCAGCGCCTAG
- a CDS encoding helix-turn-helix domain-containing protein has protein sequence MQTRTKTPHTDTVDIRITGPAEKKAEVLRDLKKHGYVDTSDCAPWRELFPELKDEPEYSVILRAARNRSGLTQIELSEKTGIAQSHLSSMENGKLEIGKDRAKRLAEVLDLDYRIFL, from the coding sequence ATGCAGACACGCACGAAAACGCCCCATACTGACACCGTGGACATCCGGATCACCGGTCCCGCGGAAAAGAAGGCTGAAGTGCTCCGGGACCTCAAAAAGCATGGCTATGTGGACACGAGCGATTGTGCCCCTTGGCGTGAACTCTTCCCCGAGTTGAAGGACGAGCCCGAATACAGCGTCATTTTGCGCGCGGCCCGGAACCGGTCGGGCCTGACTCAGATCGAGCTTTCCGAAAAGACAGGGATCGCTCAGAGCCATCTTTCGAGTATGGAGAATGGGAAGCTGGAAATCGGAAAGGACCGGGCCAAGCGTTTGGCTGAAGTACTGGACCTGGATTACCGGATTTTTCTCTAG
- a CDS encoding nitroreductase family protein yields the protein MLNFRIDEDRCIQCGECAADCPAMCISLDNGLPEIHEKRCIRCQHCLAVCPTAALSILDKDPDDSRPLHKDSLPAPEKMETLLMGRRSVRRYKPDPVPKETIRHLLQITGHAPTGMNVRQTLYTVVDDPEVMNEVRAATLRRVKEVIEDPGLPKGLEIVGKYVAAGDKMGVDIFYRGAPHLLIVSSPHNGPSPDADCLIALSQFELLAATMGLGTVWDGLAKWAIARIAPDLRERLGIPEDHTIGYAMAFGYPAVTYYRTTQHDAPAINVVGS from the coding sequence ATGCTCAATTTCCGTATCGACGAAGACCGCTGCATCCAATGTGGCGAATGCGCCGCCGACTGCCCGGCCATGTGCATCAGCCTCGACAACGGGCTGCCCGAAATTCACGAAAAACGGTGCATCCGCTGTCAGCACTGCCTGGCCGTCTGCCCCACGGCAGCCCTGTCCATCCTGGACAAAGATCCAGACGACAGCCGGCCGCTGCACAAAGACAGCCTGCCTGCTCCCGAAAAGATGGAGACTTTGCTCATGGGCCGCCGCAGCGTCCGGCGCTACAAGCCCGACCCGGTTCCCAAAGAAACCATCCGGCACCTCCTGCAGATTACCGGGCACGCCCCAACCGGCATGAATGTACGCCAGACCTTGTACACCGTGGTCGACGACCCCGAGGTCATGAACGAGGTCCGTGCGGCCACCTTACGCCGGGTGAAAGAGGTCATCGAAGATCCGGGGCTGCCCAAAGGGCTTGAAATCGTGGGCAAGTATGTCGCTGCCGGGGACAAGATGGGCGTGGACATCTTCTACCGCGGTGCGCCGCATCTGCTGATCGTCTCCAGTCCGCACAACGGCCCCTCTCCGGACGCGGACTGCCTCATCGCCTTGTCCCAGTTCGAACTTCTCGCTGCGACAATGGGGCTCGGCACGGTCTGGGACGGCCTGGCCAAATGGGCCATTGCCCGCATCGCCCCAGATCTGCGGGAGCGCCTCGGCATCCCAGAAGACCACACCATCGGCTACGCTATGGCCTTCGGGTATCCGGCAGTGACCTATTACCGCACAACCCAGCACGACGCACCGGCCATCAACGTTGTCGGCTCGTAG
- a CDS encoding ATP-binding protein, translating into MKRALYTNLVNWKHSARRKPLLLRGARQTGKTHLITQFGRTEYDNLITINFERDRSVADFFTETLDARQLVQNLAIYTGQHIRPGRDLIFFDEIQASNRALNALKYFHEQLPEYHIVAAGSLLGIALSGPDSFPVGKVNFLDLYPLTFFEFLDALGQSALKDLVLRAGPPQPYPQPLHKQLLHYLRFYYFTGGMPEVVAVYAQNNDLDEVREVQNEILNAYAFDFSKYAAGPDIPKLRMIWDSIPGQLSKENKKFVFKALKQSARMRDFENALQWLENAGLIHRVFRISTVQRPLHAYRRENIFKLYCLDVGLLGALAGLPAKLTVQGEDIFREFKGALVENYVLQELKASRNCRMYYWESEGRAEVDFVVETSEQVLPLEVKAGINTRSKSLQAFDAKFHPPYLGRTSLANLKKDDRILNIPLYAVGTFPWRLEGDATPNQQHPLHP; encoded by the coding sequence ATGAAGCGCGCGCTCTACACCAACCTCGTCAACTGGAAGCACTCGGCACGGAGGAAACCGCTTTTGCTCCGAGGCGCACGGCAAACCGGTAAGACCCACCTGATTACGCAATTCGGCCGCACGGAATACGACAACCTCATTACTATCAATTTTGAGCGCGACAGATCTGTTGCCGATTTTTTTACGGAAACCCTGGACGCCAGACAACTTGTGCAAAACCTCGCCATATACACCGGCCAACACATACGCCCGGGAAGAGATCTGATCTTTTTTGACGAAATACAGGCGTCGAATAGGGCGCTCAACGCCCTCAAATATTTCCATGAACAGCTTCCGGAGTACCATATTGTCGCAGCTGGCTCGCTGTTGGGCATCGCCCTCTCTGGGCCGGACTCGTTTCCGGTAGGCAAAGTCAACTTTTTGGATCTCTACCCACTGACGTTTTTCGAATTTCTTGACGCCCTAGGACAAAGTGCACTCAAAGACCTCGTGCTTCGCGCCGGTCCACCCCAACCTTACCCGCAACCGCTGCACAAACAACTGTTACACTACCTGCGCTTTTACTATTTCACTGGCGGCATGCCTGAGGTTGTCGCCGTGTATGCCCAAAACAATGACCTGGACGAAGTCCGAGAGGTCCAAAACGAGATACTCAACGCCTATGCTTTCGATTTTTCCAAATACGCTGCTGGACCAGACATCCCCAAATTACGCATGATCTGGGATTCGATACCCGGTCAATTGTCGAAAGAAAATAAAAAATTCGTCTTCAAAGCCCTCAAACAGAGCGCACGGATGCGGGATTTTGAGAATGCCTTGCAATGGCTGGAAAATGCAGGGCTTATCCATCGTGTTTTTCGGATCAGTACAGTACAGCGTCCGCTTCATGCCTATCGCAGGGAAAACATTTTTAAACTCTATTGCCTGGACGTCGGCCTTTTGGGAGCCCTTGCCGGCCTTCCGGCCAAATTGACGGTCCAGGGAGAGGACATTTTTCGCGAATTCAAGGGCGCTTTGGTCGAAAATTATGTGCTCCAGGAACTCAAGGCTTCTCGGAATTGCCGTATGTACTATTGGGAAAGTGAGGGGCGGGCAGAGGTTGATTTTGTGGTCGAAACTTCCGAGCAAGTGCTCCCCCTAGAGGTGAAAGCAGGGATTAATACGAGAAGCAAAAGCCTCCAGGCGTTTGATGCCAAATTCCATCCCCCCTATCTCGGCCGCACCTCCCTGGCCAATTTGAAAAAAGACGACCGGATCCTCAATATTCCATTATATGCGGTCGGCACCTTTCCCTGGCGCTTGGAAGGAGACGCCACGCCAAATCAGCAACACCCCTTGCATCCGTGA
- a CDS encoding ATP-binding protein, with protein sequence MLAERHERGSLIITSNLGFGDWTQVFGDANLTATLLDRLTHKAHIIECSWQSYRLQEALQGQASN encoded by the coding sequence GTGCTTGCTGAGCGCCATGAACGCGGTTCTTTGATCATCACCAGCAATCTCGGCTTTGGGGACTGGACCCAGGTTTTTGGCGACGCCAACCTGACAGCGACCCTTCTGGACCGGCTCACCCACAAGGCCCACATCATTGAGTGTTCTTGGCAGAGCTACCGGCTACAGGAGGCACTGCAAGGCCAGGCAAGTAACTAA
- a CDS encoding PAS domain S-box protein encodes MPSAPTPSERRLARHCAEASRAPFLVLDHTLCIIAANTSAAALLQTSADLLPGQKLPDFAGQGQPWLAKLCAHLHRFPVFTDLELDRGITANSRLFAGDTETPRLLAVGLDLPSSHPLPGRDTTDAEHRYQTLVTNAPLLIQSVGPDGLFQFVNPAWEETLGYSQDEALQMFFEDIIAPEHRSHCRNRFQGLLQGREFRDIRVPMLTKAGRIIQTEAHLFPRLQNGEVIATQGIFQDITERLQAEKRELAAQQRLRDFFQLAPAVIYRLDPDSWQVLDVTPYVSELLGYTIQETLAPSWWRDHLHPEDKHAAFEANADLFATGSVAHEYRIRHKKGHWVWVQDRIKLIRDNQGQPQEIIGAWLNISERRALEIQLQESEARYRNIFNNHHTVMFIIDPANGQIEDANPAAETFYGWDRATLLSMNVAEINTLTEREVQEEMQNARRQRRTYFEFQHRRADGSVRFVEVYSGPVHLYGRNLLYSIVHDATERVQARDEIWRQKNLLASINTILHDALYCDTEAKIAESGLEAALKLTGSSGGWVGIRTPEGKVNTLALQWSGSEGTPHKGPHQLQGLHMQGLWGAVIQQGASLLTNAPQKHPRFEGLPENHIPLQNFLGVPLQQGGVTIGLIALANASEGFTETDRTTAEDLSVALAEALQRKKADQALHAFNAELEERVRARTTDLEKANTALEEAKDAAEVANRTKSAFLANMSHEIRTPMNAILGMLHLIKQTHLSAKQANYMDKVHTSTEALLNIINDILDFSKIESGKLQLEQTEFDIETEMRTVAELLGLEAQQKGIVLNFDLDLNAPERFVGDAMRLRQVLINLVGNAIKFTEHGHIQVTQRLTQWVEAQAECIFEVEDTGPGIAPGQQELLFQAFSQADASTTREFGGTGLGLAISKRLVEMMGGEIGLQSTPGQGSRFTFRVVLDVPPHTPPLLRCGPVVGMDATAVAVSPEPLVTKTIGHILRAWGWSCLEASNSDAARTELDDGACPNVDVLLVDTAESGASLTPLLIHPAVGSAPVIRIQNDTTWTEDAPLNVTLPIFPSSLANTLAKALGLVESATETQSEPAVDPAANSHHQPHVLVVEDNLLNQEVAQEILEQAGMAVTLADTGERALELAAEHAFDVVLMDIQMPGMDGLQTTQELRRMADKTGKHFLQNLPVIAMTGHAMKSDQNRCLAAGMDDFIAKPFRIDQLFATLQRWLPALAPQEKGSAPSSADKGRGEASLQFTENPDTPRTLVEALETLQQAVSSRKPKQYKSAWQDLRNHIWPHHLAADMRTLKSALDRYRFEDALRQLETAKSKLQGTPRA; translated from the coding sequence ATGCCCTCAGCCCCGACTCCGTCTGAACGCCGTCTCGCCCGCCATTGTGCCGAGGCCTCCCGTGCGCCGTTTCTGGTTTTGGACCACACGCTTTGCATCATTGCCGCCAACACCAGCGCGGCGGCTTTGCTCCAGACATCGGCCGACCTTCTCCCGGGACAAAAACTGCCTGATTTTGCCGGGCAAGGGCAGCCGTGGCTCGCAAAGTTATGTGCCCATCTGCACCGTTTCCCGGTCTTCACCGATCTCGAACTCGATCGCGGTATAACGGCCAACAGTCGGCTTTTCGCCGGTGACACCGAAACGCCCCGCCTTCTGGCTGTGGGGCTGGACCTGCCCAGTTCCCACCCGCTTCCGGGCCGGGATACCACCGATGCGGAGCACCGCTATCAAACCCTGGTGACCAACGCCCCGCTGCTGATCCAATCCGTGGGGCCAGACGGACTGTTTCAGTTCGTCAACCCGGCCTGGGAAGAGACACTGGGGTACTCGCAGGATGAAGCACTGCAGATGTTCTTTGAGGACATCATCGCCCCGGAACACCGCTCCCATTGCCGGAATCGTTTTCAAGGATTGCTGCAGGGCCGGGAATTTCGCGACATTCGCGTCCCGATGCTCACCAAGGCTGGACGGATTATCCAGACCGAAGCCCATCTCTTCCCCCGTCTGCAAAACGGTGAAGTAATCGCCACCCAGGGCATTTTTCAGGACATCACCGAACGGCTCCAGGCTGAAAAGCGGGAGTTGGCCGCTCAGCAGCGTCTCCGGGATTTTTTCCAATTGGCGCCGGCGGTCATCTACCGCCTCGATCCAGACTCCTGGCAGGTCCTGGACGTAACGCCCTATGTCAGCGAACTGCTGGGCTACACTATTCAGGAAACGCTGGCTCCGTCCTGGTGGCGCGACCACCTCCATCCCGAGGACAAACACGCGGCGTTTGAGGCCAATGCCGACCTCTTCGCTACCGGCAGCGTGGCTCACGAATACCGCATCCGCCATAAAAAAGGGCACTGGGTCTGGGTCCAGGACCGCATCAAGCTCATCCGCGACAACCAGGGCCAGCCGCAAGAGATCATCGGGGCCTGGCTCAATATCTCGGAACGGCGGGCCCTGGAAATCCAGCTTCAGGAAAGCGAAGCCCGCTACCGAAACATTTTCAACAATCACCATACCGTGATGTTCATCATCGATCCTGCAAACGGCCAAATCGAGGACGCCAATCCGGCGGCAGAGACCTTTTATGGCTGGGACCGAGCTACTTTGCTGTCCATGAATGTCGCTGAGATCAACACCCTGACCGAGCGAGAAGTCCAAGAGGAAATGCAAAACGCCCGTCGGCAGCGGCGAACCTATTTCGAATTCCAGCACCGGCGCGCCGATGGCAGCGTCCGCTTTGTCGAGGTCTACAGCGGGCCGGTCCATCTCTATGGCCGTAACCTGCTCTATTCCATTGTCCACGACGCCACCGAGCGGGTTCAGGCCCGCGACGAGATCTGGCGCCAGAAAAACCTGCTCGCCTCCATCAATACCATCCTCCATGACGCCCTGTATTGCGATACCGAGGCCAAAATCGCCGAAAGCGGTTTGGAGGCCGCCCTGAAATTGACCGGCAGCAGCGGTGGATGGGTCGGGATTCGAACTCCGGAGGGCAAGGTGAATACCCTGGCCTTGCAGTGGAGCGGTTCTGAGGGGACGCCTCACAAGGGACCGCACCAGCTCCAGGGATTGCACATGCAGGGCCTGTGGGGAGCGGTTATCCAGCAGGGTGCCTCATTGTTGACCAATGCTCCGCAAAAGCATCCTCGTTTCGAAGGACTGCCTGAAAACCACATCCCGCTGCAAAACTTCCTCGGAGTGCCGCTGCAGCAAGGAGGGGTGACCATTGGCTTGATCGCCCTGGCCAACGCTTCCGAAGGGTTCACCGAAACCGATCGCACCACTGCGGAGGATCTCTCCGTCGCCCTGGCCGAAGCCCTGCAGCGCAAAAAGGCCGATCAGGCTCTGCACGCCTTCAATGCTGAACTTGAGGAGCGGGTCCGGGCCCGGACCACTGATCTGGAAAAGGCCAACACCGCCCTGGAAGAAGCCAAAGACGCCGCCGAGGTGGCCAACCGGACCAAATCCGCCTTTTTGGCCAATATGAGCCACGAAATCCGGACGCCCATGAACGCCATTCTGGGCATGCTCCACTTGATCAAACAAACGCATCTGTCTGCAAAGCAGGCCAATTATATGGACAAGGTCCATACCTCAACCGAGGCCTTACTCAACATCATCAACGACATCCTCGACTTCTCCAAAATCGAATCCGGCAAGCTCCAATTGGAGCAGACCGAATTCGATATCGAAACCGAGATGCGGACCGTGGCGGAATTGTTGGGGCTGGAGGCCCAGCAAAAAGGCATTGTGCTCAACTTCGATCTGGACCTGAATGCTCCGGAACGATTCGTCGGCGATGCCATGCGATTGCGCCAGGTCCTGATCAACCTGGTGGGCAACGCCATCAAATTTACCGAGCACGGCCATATCCAGGTCACCCAACGCCTGACGCAGTGGGTCGAGGCCCAGGCAGAATGTATTTTCGAGGTCGAAGACACCGGACCAGGCATTGCCCCGGGACAACAGGAACTGCTCTTTCAGGCCTTCAGTCAGGCCGACGCAAGCACCACCCGGGAATTCGGGGGAACCGGCCTGGGACTGGCCATCAGCAAGCGGTTGGTGGAAATGATGGGCGGGGAAATAGGCTTGCAGAGCACCCCCGGCCAGGGAAGCCGTTTCACGTTTCGCGTTGTTTTGGATGTGCCGCCGCACACACCGCCTCTGCTCCGATGCGGGCCGGTGGTCGGGATGGACGCCACTGCCGTAGCGGTCTCGCCCGAGCCTTTGGTGACCAAAACCATCGGGCACATTCTTCGCGCCTGGGGGTGGTCCTGCCTGGAAGCTTCGAACTCCGATGCGGCGCGGACGGAGTTGGACGACGGCGCCTGTCCCAATGTCGACGTCCTGCTCGTGGACACTGCCGAGAGCGGGGCGAGTTTGACCCCCTTGCTGATCCACCCCGCGGTCGGTTCGGCCCCTGTTATCCGCATCCAGAATGACACCACTTGGACCGAAGACGCACCGCTGAACGTGACGCTGCCAATTTTTCCGTCCTCATTGGCAAACACCTTGGCCAAGGCGCTTGGCCTGGTCGAGAGTGCCACCGAAACCCAATCCGAACCGGCCGTGGACCCCGCTGCCAATTCCCACCACCAGCCCCACGTTCTGGTCGTCGAGGACAACCTGTTGAATCAGGAGGTGGCCCAGGAAATCCTCGAACAGGCTGGCATGGCGGTCACCCTGGCCGATACCGGGGAACGGGCTTTGGAACTCGCCGCTGAACATGCTTTCGATGTCGTCCTTATGGACATCCAGATGCCGGGTATGGACGGACTCCAGACAACACAGGAACTGCGCCGCATGGCTGACAAAACGGGCAAGCATTTTTTGCAGAACCTTCCGGTCATCGCCATGACCGGTCACGCCATGAAGAGCGACCAGAACAGGTGCCTGGCCGCGGGCATGGACGACTTCATTGCCAAGCCGTTTCGGATCGACCAATTGTTCGCCACCTTGCAGCGGTGGCTTCCTGCCCTGGCTCCCCAGGAAAAAGGAAGTGCCCCTTCTTCGGCTGACAAGGGCCGCGGCGAAGCGTCACTCCAGTTTACAGAAAACCCCGACACCCCCCGCACGCTTGTGGAAGCGCTGGAAACTCTGCAGCAGGCGGTGTCCTCGCGCAAACCCAAGCAATACAAGTCGGCCTGGCAGGATCTGCGAAACCACATCTGGCCGCACCACTTGGCCGCAGACATGCGTACCTTGAAATCGGCCCTGGACCGCTATAGATTTGAGGACGCCCTGCGCCAACTGGAGACCGCCAAGTCAAAACTGCAAGGAACTCCGCGTGCCTGA